The DNA region AATTGGGTGCACAATTATTCCATGCAGAAATTTGTTCCAGGTTTACTCTTGGTGTCACCTGACTATGATGATCATATTTACGCTTTATTCTCAGAACACCTTTTGGCAACCCCTTGGATGGCTGCTCTGGCTTATCTGGCGATGGTTCCATGACCTGACTTTGCACTGGTTTTGTCAGGATTGGCTTTAACTTCAACACTCCCTTTCCTTTTCTGTTAATGTTACGAACCAAACCATTCAAAAGAATTGTCGAGTAATGTCCTTCATTTACACAGCGGGCCGCCTTTGATGATGGTAAACTTTCAACACTTTCGTCACACTTGTTTAATATGTCTTCATCTGGAAATGTATTTAAATCGACCAAGAACCTAGGCTTGTTCTCCCTCCTGCTCTTCCAAATGTGAATTCTTTCTTCAACAGTGAGGTTTTGCCCACACCCATCCCATAATTTCTTCATTTCTGAAAATGCTTGGAGCATGTTCTCGTGGTACGATCGAACACGATGGTAGTATTCATTCTTCTGTAGGAAAAGTAGGCATTCTCTCGAATAAGTAACTTGTGGAGAATAAAGTCCTCCCTTCATTCCTGTGTAGAACTTGTGGAGTGGGCTTCCGAATAACATTTCATCACCCGTAAGCAATTCTTTTACGGTAAGCCAAAACGTCTCTTGGTCCATGTCTGGAAGAAAAGTTGCGAGAAAAAACCTTTCATCTTCATTTAACTGATGATTCCAAGTTTCCAAAGAGAGTACTCCTTTCAAATCAGGAAGATCATATAGCTCATATGGGACACTGCATGTTCGACTTCCAATCATAATATGCTCACAGCCAACTTCAGCAAGATCAAAGTTGTCGGAATCAACATCGGGAGTCATCTCAAGTAGCAATTTTTCCTTGTGTAAACACTCATTTTGTGAATAGTTTATTGAGCATCCTCCCAGATGATGACCATAGCCCATTCCTAACTAAGCAGAAGTCATAGCATCAAACGATCATGTAAAGCGGCCATTGCCCCATATCCATCATGCGATGTATTAAAATTCCAAGTGTAGCTTAAACTCAGGCAACGTTCCTGAAAGTTAGCAAATTAAAATGAACTTAGCTAAATAAGACAAAAGGCACATAATTACAGGGAAATAATTGCCATAGATACTACCATTCCTGAACACCTTCTTGTCTAGTACATTgcaccaacatgcacacacaatgaATAGCTAAGATTAAAACATGGATACAAGATTAAATTTGTTTCTTTTAGAAATCTGCCCAGCTCTAAGATCTTGAATCGACACTTATATTTGTTATTAAAAGACAAATAATGTTTCTGTTCTTTTGCACACAGGAACAGATATCTTTTTACAAGATAAAACTGCTGCAAAAGACAAGCTTTAGCTTAACAATTCAACCAAGATTGTAATCTTGATAGCAGATCTGCTCCGAATTGCTTTTATCAATAAGAGCATCGCTCCATGATTTATCCAGGTACAGATGCACTGATTTGTTCCACCTTGGTCATCTAAGTTAAAACAAGACAGGTGAGTTTTATGAACCCTAGTTTCAGTATCTGTAAAGATATTTACATTTGTTGATCACAAACAAAGGATGTTTGAATCGCTTTAAGTTTCTATTTCTTCAAACTGAACCTATACATTCATGGTGCATCCATACATATTCAGATAAGTAGTTTTGACAAATGCAATCAGATGAGAGCTCTTTTCAAATAAAATCTGATCATGCAACCAAACACAAGAAGCACCTTCGGATTTCATATTTGCATACGATTTTAGAGGAGATAAATGAACCTCAGAGAAAGACAATAACAAAATCTAATTGTTGAGTTGAGACTATATgctgaagcataagctatcaaaATGACTTCCAAATTCTCAGATCATCGTTCTGCAGAAATCACGGGTGCGAAAGCAAGCACGAAATCTGCAGAAACCGGAACAAGAAAGCAAGGTTGAAGTTCCCTACCAAACACGCCCATCCACCACAATCCCTCTTCAGTTTTGCTAGATCGATCTATCAGAAATGCAAGTCGATCCGAAATCCCAAGTCAAGAACAAAGAAACCCGACAAGTTCCTCCTAGATCGCCCCAAAATCTCGATTTTTCTCAATATCCTCGCACTTTGCACCGCAGTAACGCAATCTGAACCATTGACAAAGGGGATCGGATCAAGTTCCATACCTCGGGAGAAGGATGCATCGCGTCCAAACTAGGGTTTTCGGCGCGGACCGGCGGAAGCGATGAGTCGCAGCTCTCCCATTGCC from Zingiber officinale cultivar Zhangliang chromosome 4B, Zo_v1.1, whole genome shotgun sequence includes:
- the LOC121975212 gene encoding uncharacterized protein LOC121975212, with the protein product MGYGHHLGGCSINYSQNECLHKEKLLLEMTPDVDSDNFDLAEVGCEHIMIGSRTCSVPYELYDLPDLKGVLSLETWNHQLNEDERFFLATFLPDMDQETFWLTVKELLTGDEMLFGSPLHKFYTGMKGGLYSPQVTYSRECLLFLQKNEYYHRVRSYHENMLQAFSEMKKLWDGCGQNLTVEERIHIWKSRRENKPRFLVDLNTFPDEDILNKCDESVESLPSSKAARCVNEGHYSTILLNGLVRNINRKGKGVLKLKPILTKPVQSQVMEPSPDKPEQPSKGLPKGVLRIKRKYDHHSQVTPRVNLEQISAWNNCAPNFSSQQFALKKDEVDISEKSPILCQMNRDGSAFRSPEIIHGSKRQEIPYAYTKFSEIFEKEPKMKNYVRQDGPEICRKQLLSRFDQNLSNYALDAGHGGDCQNMTKKTSTVLKARQNIPIEENSAGTRKCHLRLAVENHKETRLNTTTIREGLLISDVRSDNSEHLGNGSKIDRANVAVSGAEKCPMFPITYKRKKPYKKVNHKDTLKQQPQEPVAVCLDSSTPIGAVKPQRMAIKIKFRGLTGQSG